A stretch of Deinococcus radiopugnans ATCC 19172 DNA encodes these proteins:
- a CDS encoding ParB/RepB/Spo0J family partition protein produces the protein MTRKTRPVIGSRLSGLVEGVDSLTQPASTTLPLSQLRPGQFQPRTYFAPDALEELSRSVREQGVLQPLLVRPLGGGTFEIVAGERRWRAAQQAGLSEVPVLIRALGDTEARMAAAVENLQRENLNVIEEVRARLQVAAALLEVPESEAVARMFALDRRPETAPEQVERLDAAFGALGRETWHSFIRNRAAVLNLPDDVQQAVREGLDYRKALIIGRVEEAGERGALIAQAQAGATVQTLRAAVSPRRALDADGWKGLARRLSDGRTLTRLDERKRTRIEKLLRQVQTLLDEE, from the coding sequence ATGACCCGCAAAACCCGCCCGGTCATCGGCTCTCGCCTGAGCGGTCTGGTGGAGGGCGTCGACTCGCTGACCCAGCCGGCCAGCACCACGCTGCCGCTGTCGCAGCTGCGTCCCGGACAGTTTCAACCTCGGACGTATTTCGCGCCGGACGCCCTGGAGGAGCTGAGCCGCAGCGTCAGGGAACAGGGTGTGCTGCAACCCCTGCTGGTCAGGCCGCTGGGTGGGGGAACCTTCGAGATCGTGGCCGGGGAGCGCCGCTGGCGGGCCGCGCAGCAGGCGGGTCTGAGCGAGGTGCCGGTGCTGATCCGCGCCCTCGGCGACACGGAGGCCCGCATGGCCGCCGCCGTGGAGAACCTGCAGCGCGAGAACCTGAACGTCATCGAGGAGGTGCGTGCCCGCCTGCAGGTGGCCGCCGCCCTGCTGGAGGTGCCGGAAAGCGAGGCCGTGGCCCGCATGTTCGCGTTGGATCGCCGGCCCGAGACCGCACCGGAACAGGTGGAGCGTCTGGACGCGGCCTTCGGTGCCTTGGGCCGCGAGACGTGGCACAGCTTTATCCGCAACCGCGCCGCCGTACTCAATCTGCCGGACGATGTTCAGCAGGCCGTGCGCGAGGGCCTGGACTACCGCAAGGCCCTGATCATCGGGCGGGTAGAGGAGGCCGGCGAGCGGGGCGCCCTGATCGCCCAGGCCCAGGCGGGGGCCACGGTGCAGACCCTGCGGGCCGCCGTCAGCCCCAGGAGGGCGCTGGACGCTGACGGTTGGAAAGGCCTGGCCCGCCGCCTGTCCGATGGCCGGACGCTGACACGTCTGGATGAGCGCAAGCGGACGCGGATTGAGAAACTGCTGCGGCAGGTGCAGACCCTGCTGGACGAGGAATAG
- the hpaI gene encoding 4-hydroxy-2-oxoheptanedioate aldolase, with the protein MAKNAFKAALARGDTLYGLWLALADAYSAEVCAAAGFDWLLIDGEHAPNDLRSTLASLQTLSAYPVTPLVRPPLGDAVGIKQLLDIGARNLLIPMVETPEQARELVAATRYPPRGVRGVGAALARASGFGRDAAYLSHADEGVCLLLQIESVAGLEALDEIAAVDGVDGVFIGPADLAASFGRLGYPGHPDVQAAIQDAATRIRAAGRAAGILSTDETQARVYLEWGYTFVAVGTDVTLLARATTALAARFKDG; encoded by the coding sequence ATGGCTAAGAACGCGTTCAAGGCCGCGCTGGCACGTGGTGACACTCTGTACGGGCTGTGGCTGGCGCTGGCCGACGCCTACAGCGCCGAGGTCTGCGCCGCCGCGGGGTTCGACTGGCTGCTGATCGACGGCGAGCATGCGCCCAATGACCTGCGCAGCACGCTGGCAAGTTTGCAGACGCTGTCGGCGTATCCGGTGACTCCGCTGGTGCGCCCGCCGTTGGGCGACGCGGTGGGCATCAAGCAACTGCTGGACATCGGCGCCCGCAACCTGCTGATCCCGATGGTAGAAACGCCCGAGCAGGCCCGCGAGCTGGTGGCCGCCACCCGGTACCCGCCGCGCGGCGTGCGGGGGGTGGGCGCGGCCCTGGCGCGGGCCAGCGGATTCGGCCGCGACGCCGCGTACCTGAGCCACGCCGACGAGGGCGTCTGCCTGCTGCTCCAGATCGAATCGGTGGCCGGGCTGGAGGCGCTGGACGAGATCGCGGCGGTGGACGGCGTGGACGGTGTGTTTATCGGCCCGGCCGATCTGGCGGCCTCGTTCGGACGGCTGGGCTATCCCGGCCATCCCGACGTTCAGGCCGCTATTCAGGACGCGGCGACGCGAATCCGGGCGGCGGGCAGGGCGGCGGGCATCCTCTCCACCGACGAGACACAGGCTCGCGTCTACCTGGAATGGGGCTACACCTTCGTCGCGGTGGGCACCGACGTCACTCTGCTGGCCCGCGCGACGACAGCGCTGGCCGCACGATTCAAGGACGGCTAA
- the hpaH gene encoding 2-oxo-hept-4-ene-1,7-dioate hydratase: protein MTLQERIIPDPDLTSLASALEEAERTGVQIPPLSERYPGMTFADAYAVQRAWVGLKLKAGRQVRGHKIGLTSRAMQLASQITEPDYGTLLDSMFYEPNGDIPLSDFVAPKVEVELAFLLKDDLRGPGVTVFDVLRATEYVTPAAEIIDARIQRVSAQTGKPRRVFDTISDNAANAGIIVGGSAVKPDAIDLRWAAALCIRNGVIEETGVAAGVLGHPAQGIAWLANRLAPHGEGLKGGELVLAGSFTRPVDIASGDVFTFDYGPLGTFSCRFAGQARGAVHG, encoded by the coding sequence ATGACCCTGCAAGAACGCATCATCCCTGACCCTGACCTCACCTCGCTGGCGTCCGCACTGGAGGAAGCGGAACGCACTGGCGTCCAGATCCCTCCCCTGTCCGAACGCTATCCCGGCATGACTTTTGCGGATGCTTACGCCGTCCAGCGGGCCTGGGTGGGCCTCAAGCTGAAGGCTGGACGGCAGGTACGCGGCCACAAGATTGGCCTGACGTCGCGGGCCATGCAGCTGGCCTCGCAGATCACCGAGCCGGATTACGGCACGCTGCTGGACAGCATGTTCTACGAGCCGAACGGGGACATTCCCCTGTCGGATTTCGTGGCCCCCAAGGTAGAGGTGGAACTGGCCTTTCTCTTGAAGGACGATCTGCGCGGCCCAGGGGTGACCGTGTTCGACGTGCTGCGCGCCACCGAGTACGTGACCCCCGCCGCCGAGATCATTGACGCGCGCATTCAGCGGGTGAGTGCCCAGACCGGCAAACCCCGCCGGGTCTTCGATACCATCAGCGACAACGCGGCCAACGCCGGAATTATCGTGGGTGGAAGCGCAGTGAAACCTGACGCCATCGATCTGCGCTGGGCCGCGGCGCTGTGCATCCGCAACGGCGTGATCGAGGAAACCGGAGTGGCGGCGGGCGTCCTCGGGCACCCCGCGCAGGGCATCGCGTGGCTGGCCAACCGACTGGCCCCCCACGGTGAGGGGCTGAAAGGCGGGGAACTGGTGCTGGCCGGTTCCTTCACCCGGCCCGTCGATATCGCCTCCGGCGACGTGTTTACCTTCGATTACGGCCCGCTGGGCACGTTTTCCTGCCGCTTTGCCGGGCAGGCGCGGGGGGCCGTCCATGGCTAA